One window of the Candidatus Neomarinimicrobiota bacterium genome contains the following:
- a CDS encoding electron transfer flavoprotein-ubiquinone oxidoreductase — translation MPEREILEIDVLFVGAGPASLSGAIHLNRLLKENGEEPSIAIIEKGAEVGAHSLSGAIVDPRALQELIPDYMDKGVPFESEVKEEHMYYLSLSRKFPFPFIPKSMSHHGCYVASLGKLTRWLGNICEEQGIDIFCGFSGSELLYEDDRVVGVRLGDRGIDKNGQPKPNYEAGGDIRAKVTVLGEGTHGNLTKELITKCHLRSGKNPQVWALGVKELWQMPPDTVPAGYVAHTMGFPLGHDIFGGGFIYGMKNDIWNVGIVVGLDYSDSNVDPHHELQSLKTHPWVRSLLDGGEMIAYGAKTLPEGGYFSIPKLTVGGAMLIGDSAGFLNGQRLKGIHLAMKSGMLAADVIRDALDNNRFDDEMLSSFETKVQESWIHDELWKVRNFHQGFDRGLLAGLFNAGFGLVTGGRAWGLFNRLQSKEDYLHLTNLNKTAEGEYHDRYNNLKFDGKYLFDKVTDVYHSATSHDEDQIPHLHVHDTDICITKCVEEFGNPCEKFCPADVYEIVTEENNRRLQINFSNCVHCKTCDIMDPYQIINWVPPEGGGGPVWINL, via the coding sequence ATGCCTGAGCGAGAGATTCTGGAAATTGATGTACTATTCGTCGGGGCCGGGCCAGCCAGCCTCAGCGGGGCCATCCATCTTAATCGCCTCCTAAAAGAAAATGGGGAGGAACCTTCAATAGCCATTATTGAAAAGGGAGCAGAAGTCGGTGCTCATTCTCTATCCGGTGCCATTGTAGATCCGAGAGCTCTTCAAGAACTGATTCCTGATTATATGGATAAGGGTGTACCGTTTGAATCTGAGGTTAAAGAAGAACACATGTATTACCTGAGCTTATCCAGAAAATTCCCTTTCCCTTTCATTCCAAAGTCAATGTCCCACCATGGATGTTATGTCGCCTCCCTGGGCAAACTCACACGCTGGCTGGGTAATATCTGCGAGGAGCAAGGCATAGATATATTCTGTGGTTTTTCGGGATCCGAGCTCTTATATGAGGATGATAGAGTCGTAGGGGTCCGATTGGGAGATCGCGGGATAGACAAGAATGGTCAACCAAAACCGAATTACGAGGCGGGCGGAGATATCCGCGCAAAAGTCACTGTTCTAGGGGAAGGGACACACGGGAATCTCACGAAGGAACTCATAACCAAATGCCACCTAAGATCGGGTAAGAATCCCCAGGTCTGGGCGTTGGGAGTAAAAGAGTTGTGGCAAATGCCCCCGGATACCGTCCCGGCAGGTTATGTAGCTCATACCATGGGATTCCCCTTGGGACACGACATTTTTGGTGGCGGTTTCATCTATGGCATGAAAAATGATATTTGGAATGTGGGAATCGTTGTAGGGCTCGACTACAGCGATTCCAACGTTGACCCCCACCACGAGCTTCAATCTCTGAAGACTCACCCATGGGTCAGGTCACTCCTAGACGGAGGAGAAATGATTGCCTATGGAGCCAAGACACTGCCTGAGGGAGGCTACTTCTCTATCCCAAAGCTTACTGTAGGTGGTGCCATGCTTATTGGTGACTCCGCCGGTTTTTTGAACGGACAGCGATTGAAAGGAATCCATCTCGCTATGAAATCTGGTATGCTGGCGGCGGATGTAATTAGGGACGCCTTAGACAATAACCGATTTGATGATGAAATGCTCAGCTCTTTTGAGACGAAAGTACAGGAAAGCTGGATTCATGATGAGCTTTGGAAGGTAAGGAACTTCCACCAGGGTTTTGACAGAGGACTTCTGGCGGGCCTTTTTAACGCCGGGTTTGGACTGGTCACTGGTGGTCGAGCGTGGGGGCTCTTCAATCGCCTTCAATCCAAAGAAGATTACCTTCATCTAACAAATCTTAATAAAACCGCTGAGGGGGAATATCATGACCGTTATAACAACCTGAAGTTCGATGGAAAATACTTGTTCGATAAGGTTACAGATGTCTATCACTCCGCCACCTCGCACGATGAAGATCAAATCCCCCATTTACATGTCCACGATACGGATATTTGCATCACTAAATGTGTTGAGGAATTTGGGAATCCATGTGAAAAGTTCTGTCCCGCCGACGTCTATGAGATCGTAACAGAAGAGAATAATCGTCGGTTACAGATCAACTTCTCAAACTGTGTCCATTGCAAAACGTGTGATATTATGGATCCCTATCAGATTATAAACTGGGTTCCGCCCGAAGGCGGCGGTGGTCCAGTCTGGATTAACCTTTAG
- a CDS encoding electron transfer flavoprotein subunit alpha/FixB family protein, translating into MSILVGVEENNGTVHRMSWEALAGAQAVGRDLGLPVSVVLMGEDVSGLANSFQSKDVQEILTVENTLLGGYSADGFSSALSQVIEAESPKYVLMGHTYMVRDFLPRVSAKLRIPFLADNIDYSVNEGSLVLSKQVFAGKLVADTMLNSDGPCIISFQSASFQEEDVTEGSGAAARAVSVSLEESAIHSTSGDPFQEAAGAVDLSSAEVIVSVGRGIGKEENLPMVKDLAQAMGAEVASSRPVVDAGWLEPYHQIGSSGQTVAPKLYLALGISGAIQHVVGMKGSKNIILINKDPEAPLFELADYGIIGDILEIVPKLTEALLGVKT; encoded by the coding sequence ATGAGCATACTTGTTGGTGTTGAAGAGAATAACGGTACTGTTCACCGTATGAGCTGGGAGGCTCTGGCCGGAGCTCAGGCGGTGGGACGCGATTTAGGCCTTCCTGTGTCCGTGGTACTTATGGGTGAGGATGTTTCCGGCTTAGCCAATTCTTTTCAATCAAAAGATGTTCAAGAAATTCTGACAGTTGAAAATACCCTGCTCGGTGGCTACAGTGCTGACGGATTTTCTTCCGCATTGTCCCAAGTCATTGAAGCAGAATCTCCTAAGTACGTGCTCATGGGGCACACCTACATGGTGCGAGATTTTCTCCCTCGTGTTAGCGCAAAGCTGAGGATCCCCTTTCTTGCCGATAACATTGACTATAGTGTAAATGAAGGATCTTTGGTACTGTCAAAACAGGTTTTTGCCGGAAAACTTGTGGCGGATACCATGCTCAACAGTGATGGGCCGTGTATCATCTCCTTTCAATCTGCCTCTTTTCAGGAAGAAGATGTGACAGAAGGATCCGGCGCTGCCGCAAGGGCGGTGTCCGTCTCTCTGGAGGAAAGTGCCATACACAGCACATCGGGAGACCCCTTCCAGGAGGCGGCCGGGGCTGTGGATCTCTCCAGTGCTGAAGTGATCGTATCTGTAGGTCGGGGTATTGGCAAAGAAGAAAATCTACCAATGGTGAAGGATCTGGCTCAGGCCATGGGAGCCGAAGTAGCTTCGTCTCGCCCAGTTGTGGATGCAGGATGGCTTGAACCGTACCACCAGATCGGCAGCTCAGGACAGACCGTGGCGCCGAAGCTTTATCTTGCTCTTGGCATTTCTGGAGCCATTCAGCATGTGGTAGGCATGAAAGGATCCAAAAATATTATACTCATCAACAAGGACCCGGAAGCACCCCTTTTTGAACTGGCCGACTACGGCATCATCGGAGATATCCTTGAGATTGTTCCAAAACTGACGGAAGCACTTTTAGGAGTCAAGACATGA
- a CDS encoding electron transfer flavoprotein beta subunit/FixA family protein produces MKIAVLVKQVPGGDSPLRISDDQLWVKEEHINFITNESDSYAVEEALQLKENLGEGEVVAVSLGPDRTQRTIREALSKGADRGIHIEESYPYASDPLQIARTFASALEGEKFDLILTGLQSDDFGFGQVGVLLGEMLGMSTATLVIATELADGKIKVKRELESGWFQWVNLDLPASISIQSGINTPRYPSLKGIMGAKKKELKQVTADSSDEAKQSISKVYIPQKVKRTEIIEGTVDQQVERLVDVLKKDLRII; encoded by the coding sequence ATGAAAATTGCCGTCCTCGTTAAACAAGTCCCCGGTGGCGATTCCCCCCTTAGAATCAGCGATGACCAGCTTTGGGTAAAGGAAGAGCATATCAATTTCATCACCAACGAGAGCGATAGCTACGCCGTTGAGGAAGCGCTTCAACTCAAAGAAAACCTGGGCGAAGGTGAAGTGGTAGCGGTAAGCCTGGGCCCGGATCGCACCCAAAGAACCATAAGGGAGGCATTATCAAAAGGGGCAGACAGAGGAATACACATTGAAGAGTCTTACCCTTATGCATCCGATCCTTTGCAAATTGCCAGGACTTTTGCCAGTGCTCTGGAAGGAGAAAAGTTTGATTTGATTCTGACCGGATTGCAGTCCGATGACTTCGGTTTCGGCCAGGTGGGTGTTCTTCTGGGAGAGATGTTGGGGATGAGCACAGCTACTCTGGTTATCGCAACTGAACTTGCCGATGGTAAAATCAAAGTCAAGCGGGAGCTGGAGTCTGGCTGGTTCCAGTGGGTGAACCTTGATCTTCCTGCATCCATCAGTATTCAGTCAGGCATCAATACGCCGCGTTATCCATCTCTAAAGGGGATCATGGGCGCTAAGAAAAAAGAACTTAAACAGGTGACAGCTGATTCCAGTGATGAAGCAAAACAGTCTATCTCAAAGGTATATATCCCTCAAAAAGTAAAGCGAACGGAAATAATTGAAGGAACAGTTGATCAACAGGTAGAGCGTCTTGTGGATGTACTCAAGAAAGATTTAAGAATAATTTAG
- a CDS encoding dCMP deaminase family protein, which produces MSNERVSWEQYFMNIAREVATRSTCNRKHIGAVIVRDKAILATGYNGSIRGLAHCDDADHEMENDHCVRTIHAEANAIVQSARNGVRIENGEIYVTASPCYDCFKMIANAGITAIYYAEFYRDDRIKAHAAELGIDLIHLK; this is translated from the coding sequence ATGAGCAACGAACGTGTCAGCTGGGAACAGTACTTCATGAACATTGCCAGGGAGGTGGCAACGCGTTCTACTTGTAACCGCAAACATATTGGTGCTGTTATCGTACGGGACAAAGCAATCCTTGCAACCGGATACAACGGCAGCATCCGGGGGTTAGCCCACTGCGATGATGCTGACCATGAGATGGAGAATGACCACTGTGTCCGAACGATTCACGCTGAAGCCAACGCTATTGTTCAGTCAGCCCGGAACGGCGTCCGGATTGAAAATGGTGAGATCTATGTTACTGCATCACCCTGTTACGACTGCTTCAAGATGATCGCCAATGCCGGCATTACAGCTATCTATTATGCGGAATTCTATCGGGACGATAGAATTAAAGCGCACGCTGCCGAACTGGGCATCGATCTAATCCACCTGAAATAG
- a CDS encoding DUF2480 family protein has product MRLRDLLLCVVETIHLDDFLHEGVIKEKVFREKIAQIDWTQYQGKRVLLRGCANVPVPTWAFLIITAHLAEYVDRIYFGELRSAVKIFVKGSTPL; this is encoded by the coding sequence CTGCGGCTGCGGGACCTCCTTCTCTGTGTAGTGGAAACAATTCACCTGGATGATTTCCTACATGAAGGAGTCATCAAGGAGAAAGTTTTCAGGGAGAAGATTGCCCAAATCGACTGGACTCAATATCAAGGTAAACGGGTACTCCTCCGGGGTTGTGCCAATGTCCCTGTCCCAACTTGGGCTTTCCTGATCATCACCGCACATCTAGCTGAATATGTGGATCGAATCTATTTTGGGGAGTTGCGCTCTGCTGTAAAAATTTTTGTAAAGGGCTCTACCCCTTTATGA
- a CDS encoding iron-sulfur cluster assembly accessory protein, whose protein sequence is MSEIQEEILEGITITENAAERLLQVRTDEDGDYLRASVSGGGCSGMNYDLAWDKELGEFDKIYENHGIKVAVDLKSLLYLKGMTIDFSSDLLSGGFQFVNPNASRTCGCGTSFSV, encoded by the coding sequence ATGAGTGAAATTCAGGAAGAGATTCTGGAAGGGATAACCATCACGGAAAATGCTGCGGAGCGTCTCCTTCAAGTCCGTACTGATGAAGACGGTGATTATCTTCGTGCCTCCGTCTCCGGCGGCGGCTGCTCTGGTATGAATTATGATCTCGCTTGGGACAAGGAGTTGGGAGAATTTGATAAGATTTATGAAAATCACGGCATTAAGGTTGCTGTTGATTTGAAGTCCTTGCTTTATCTCAAGGGCATGACAATCGACTTCTCCTCCGATCTTCTCTCCGGCGGTTTTCAGTTTGTCAATCCCAACGCCTCCCGAACCTGCGGCTGCGGGACCTCCTTCTCTGTGTAG
- a CDS encoding DUF59 domain-containing protein, whose protein sequence is MVAEDKVIDILKQCYDPEIPIDLWNLGLIYNINIQEAFEKDKSDINITMSLTTPGCGMGQSMADDIRQKLENLDEVNQAFVEITFDPPWSPEKMTDEGKSKLGFDPKPREEEKQKDWE, encoded by the coding sequence ATGGTTGCTGAAGACAAAGTCATCGATATTTTAAAGCAGTGCTATGATCCGGAGATTCCTATTGATCTCTGGAATCTCGGCCTCATCTACAATATCAATATTCAGGAAGCTTTTGAAAAAGATAAGTCAGACATAAATATCACCATGTCTCTCACCACACCGGGCTGTGGAATGGGGCAATCCATGGCGGATGATATTCGACAAAAACTTGAAAACCTTGATGAAGTAAATCAAGCGTTTGTTGAAATCACTTTTGATCCGCCCTGGTCGCCTGAGAAAATGACGGATGAAGGTAAATCAAAACTCGGCTTTGATCCAAAACCGCGAGAAGAAGAAAAACAAAAAGATTGGGAATAA
- a CDS encoding Rrf2 family transcriptional regulator, whose translation MLKLTRKTEYALIALRHLHLVDENEVVSAKDIAAQYHIPQPLLAKVLQELSRHDFVKPVQGPKGGYSLKTKRDNITMTQFFELMEGPLGIMDCYFDSNCELLDNCNIRSPIQRLNENMRNMFDEMTLNDVTC comes from the coding sequence ATGCTGAAACTGACAAGAAAAACCGAGTACGCCCTCATCGCTTTGCGACATCTTCATTTGGTGGATGAAAACGAAGTTGTCAGCGCTAAGGATATTGCTGCGCAGTATCATATTCCTCAACCGTTGCTTGCAAAAGTGCTCCAGGAATTGTCCCGGCACGATTTCGTGAAACCGGTTCAGGGCCCTAAAGGCGGTTACAGTCTGAAGACCAAGAGAGACAACATTACGATGACACAATTTTTTGAGCTGATGGAAGGTCCGCTAGGTATTATGGACTGCTATTTTGATTCAAACTGTGAGTTGCTCGATAATTGTAACATCCGTTCACCCATACAGCGGCTCAATGAAAATATGAGAAACATGTTTGATGAGATGACCCTAAATGATGTAACTTGCTGA
- a CDS encoding cysteine desulfurase, with protein sequence MDVAKIRSDFPIFHNRLAYEPFYYLDSAATSQTPRQVVEAVAEYYSDYNANVHRAIYAIGEKATEAYESARERVSRFIGAEESRSVVFTRGTTEAINLVAYAWARHNLGEGDEILITEMEHHSNLVPWQLAARETGATLKYIPFGSDGTLENIESYFTERTKIVSVIHQSNVFGTVNPVERIISLAKSVGALILIDAAQSVPHFSVDVSSLDCDFLAFSGHKMLGPTGVGVLYGKSDVLEQMEPFLSGGEMIQTVTLEESTWNDVPWKFEAGTPNIAQAIGLGAAVDVLSEIGMDTIHEHEKIITDYALKKLNEIEEVTIYGSPPERGGVITFNLEGVHPHDLAQILDRDGVAIRAGHHCAQPVMEKLGIAATARASFYLYNDFEDVDRLLASLEKAIDFLR encoded by the coding sequence CTGGATGTAGCCAAGATCAGGAGTGACTTTCCTATTTTTCATAACAGGTTGGCCTATGAACCTTTCTACTATCTCGACAGTGCTGCCACTTCCCAGACACCGAGACAAGTTGTAGAGGCAGTAGCAGAGTACTACTCAGATTACAACGCCAACGTTCACAGAGCCATTTATGCTATTGGTGAAAAGGCCACGGAAGCGTACGAATCGGCAAGAGAACGAGTGTCTCGCTTTATAGGGGCTGAAGAGTCCCGGTCGGTAGTCTTCACACGGGGTACCACGGAAGCTATCAACCTAGTAGCCTATGCTTGGGCAAGACACAATCTTGGGGAAGGTGACGAAATTCTAATAACGGAGATGGAACACCACAGCAACCTCGTGCCGTGGCAACTGGCTGCCCGTGAAACTGGCGCTACCTTGAAATATATCCCTTTTGGATCGGATGGAACACTGGAGAATATTGAATCTTATTTCACTGAAAGAACCAAAATTGTATCGGTCATCCATCAGTCCAACGTCTTTGGCACCGTAAACCCTGTGGAAAGGATAATCTCGCTGGCAAAAAGTGTAGGCGCTTTAATACTTATCGACGCGGCACAGAGTGTGCCCCACTTCTCTGTGGACGTATCTTCACTCGACTGTGATTTTCTCGCATTCTCAGGTCATAAAATGCTGGGGCCTACCGGTGTGGGTGTTCTTTATGGAAAATCAGATGTGCTTGAACAGATGGAGCCGTTTCTTAGCGGAGGTGAAATGATTCAGACAGTAACTCTGGAAGAATCTACATGGAACGATGTGCCATGGAAATTCGAGGCAGGGACACCCAACATCGCCCAAGCTATTGGACTAGGTGCTGCGGTGGATGTTCTTTCTGAAATCGGCATGGATACAATTCATGAGCATGAAAAGATTATTACAGATTATGCACTGAAGAAACTTAACGAGATTGAGGAAGTAACCATCTACGGCTCCCCTCCTGAACGGGGCGGGGTTATTACTTTCAACTTAGAAGGCGTTCACCCTCACGACCTTGCTCAAATACTCGACAGGGATGGTGTAGCCATCCGGGCGGGCCATCACTGTGCCCAGCCCGTTATGGAAAAATTGGGCATAGCGGCAACTGCAAGAGCCAGTTTTTACCTCTATAATGATTTTGAAGATGTGGATCGTCTGTTAGCATCATTAGAAAAAGCCATAGACTTTTTGAGGTAA
- the sufT gene encoding putative Fe-S cluster assembly protein SufT codes for MNTFSDELITLTRDCDATLIPFGDAFTLKKGDKVRITQALGGSYTVTARGSLFRIEGKDADTIGKKVTEDASEEKKITGTASEGAIWEVLKTCYDPEIPINMVDLGLIYSCKLTDAVEGGTNVEIKMTLTAPGCGMGPMMVDEMKAKVLGVTGVRDVNIELVWEPPWTKDMISEAARLELGMY; via the coding sequence ATGAACACATTCAGTGATGAACTCATTACCCTCACCCGGGACTGTGATGCCACCCTTATTCCTTTTGGTGATGCTTTTACCCTGAAAAAAGGGGATAAGGTCCGTATCACCCAGGCCCTGGGCGGTAGTTATACGGTAACGGCCCGAGGCTCCCTTTTCAGGATTGAGGGAAAAGATGCCGACACCATAGGCAAAAAGGTGACAGAAGATGCTTCGGAAGAGAAAAAAATAACAGGAACCGCCAGCGAAGGAGCAATCTGGGAAGTACTCAAAACCTGTTACGACCCGGAAATTCCCATAAATATGGTAGACCTGGGTCTCATCTACTCCTGTAAACTCACAGATGCTGTAGAAGGCGGCACCAATGTGGAGATTAAAATGACCCTGACGGCACCGGGCTGCGGTATGGGACCCATGATGGTGGATGAGATGAAAGCAAAAGTCCTTGGTGTCACTGGCGTAAGAGATGTGAATATAGAACTTGTCTGGGAGCCACCCTGGACGAAGGATATGATCTCAGAAGCTGCCCGGCTGGAACTGGGAATGTACTAA
- a CDS encoding SUF system NifU family Fe-S cluster assembly protein — translation MELPVDDLRELYQEVILDHNQNPQNFGQLESPTHSGDGYNPLCGDKLKLHLEVEGDRVKDIRFDGSGCAISKASSSIMTTVVKGKSTTEIESLFDSFHQLVTTGETGSEDLGKLTVMAGVHKYPARVKCATLAWHTLNNCLTGADKVAKTE, via the coding sequence ATGGAGTTACCGGTGGATGACCTACGTGAACTTTACCAGGAAGTGATCCTTGATCACAACCAGAACCCCCAGAACTTTGGCCAGTTGGAGTCTCCCACACACTCCGGTGACGGTTACAACCCCCTTTGCGGGGATAAACTTAAGTTGCACCTGGAAGTGGAAGGAGACAGAGTGAAAGATATCCGCTTTGACGGTTCAGGGTGCGCCATATCAAAAGCCTCCTCCTCAATTATGACCACTGTAGTTAAAGGCAAATCAACCACTGAAATTGAATCTCTGTTTGACTCTTTCCACCAGCTAGTCACCACCGGGGAAACGGGCTCAGAAGACTTGGGAAAGCTAACCGTCATGGCTGGTGTTCATAAATATCCTGCCCGAGTAAAATGCGCAACACTGGCTTGGCACACTTTAAACAACTGTCTTACCGGGGCAGATAAGGTCGCGAAAACAGAATGA